Proteins encoded by one window of Sorex araneus isolate mSorAra2 chromosome 3, mSorAra2.pri, whole genome shotgun sequence:
- the SAT2 gene encoding thialysine N-epsilon-acetyltransferase isoform X1 produces the protein MASVRIREATERDCGDILRLIRELAEYEKLSDQVKISEEALRADGFGENPFYHCLIAEFLPAPGDTQGPCVVGFGLYYFIYSTWKGRNIYLEDIYVMPEYRGQGIGSKIIKKVAKVALDKGCSQFRLAVLDWNKRAMDLYKTLGARDLTEAEGWHSFRFEGEALKALAEK, from the exons ATGGCTTCCGTGAGGATCCGAGAGGCCACGGAGCGCGACTGTGGCGATATCCTGAGATTAATCCGG GAACTAGCTGAATACGAGAAACTCTCGGATCAGGTGAAGATCAGTGAAGAAG CTCTGAGAGCCGATGGCTTTGGAGAAAATCCTTTCTACCACTGTCTGATAGCAGAGTTTCTTCCCGCACCCGGTGACACACAGG GGCCCTGCGTGGTCGGGTTTGGATTATACTATTTCATCTATAGCACATGGAAGGGACGAAACATTTACCTGGAAGACATCTATGTGATGCCAGAATATAGGG GTCAAGGAATTGGTTCCAAAATAATCAAAAAGGTGGCTAAG GTGGCTCTCGACAAGGGCTGTTCCCAGTTCCGCCTGGCAGTCCTGGACTGGAACAAGAGGGCCATGGACTTATATAAGACCCTAGGAGCCCGTGACCTAACTGAAGCTGAGGGTTGGCATTCCTTTCGCTTTGAAGGAGAAGCGTTGAAGGCATTGGCAGAGAAGTGA
- the SHBG gene encoding LOW QUALITY PROTEIN: sex hormone-binding globulin (The sequence of the model RefSeq protein was modified relative to this genomic sequence to represent the inferred CDS: inserted 4 bases in 2 codons; deleted 1 base in 1 codon; substituted 4 bases at 4 genomic stop codons) yields MTFNFTESQVSSSFEIETWQPQGWVIFNGDTNTKDDWFILGFWDGRPEIQLHNPXDQLTVGSVPQVNDGXWHQVDLIYTSENPWDSLVLEVDEEDVVCLRQASGPLTSKPQTTLRIALGEMALPCFNLRLPMIPALDDCXWLDQQVQASASAHTSFRSSTLESQPGTSFPPGTQAEFNTFQGLWTFSLDLRLQLAADSGHLLALGTLENPYWLSLQFEDPKVMLSSGRRPSXSLPLIFGLPVHLKLSESRVVLSQGSQHILALTPLGLGSFLKXAQPQGCLVLRVLLGEASSASFCLDGLWAQGQKLDLDXNLCRSHDIWTNSCPHSPGNDTNITY; encoded by the exons ATGACCTTTAACTTTACAGAATCACAAG TCTCTTCCTCCTTTGAAATTGAAACCTGG caaccccaggggTGGGTGATTTTTAATGGTGACACCAACACAAAAGATGACTGGTTTATTCTAGGATTTTGGGATGGGAGACCTGAGATCCAACTGCACAACCCCTAGGACCAGCTTACAGTGGGCTCTGTACCCCAAGTGAATGATGGGTAGTGGCATCAGGTAGACCTGATCT ACACAAGTGAAAATCCATGGGACTCCTTGGTGCTGGAGGTGGATGAGGAAGATGTGGTCTGCCTGAGACAGGCTTCTGGGCCTCTGACCAGCAAACCCCAAACCACTTTGAGGATTGCATTGGGGGAGATGGCTCTTCCCTGTTTCAACCTCAGGCTGCCA ATGATCCCTGCGCTGGATGACTG CTGGTTGGACCAACAAGTCCAGGCCTCAGCCTCTGCACACACTAGCTTCAGGAGCAGTACATTAGAGTCCCAGCCTGGCACTTCCTTCCCACCAGGAACACAAGCAGAATTCAAT ACATTCCAAGGCTTATGGACTTTTTCTCTAGACCTGAGGCTCCAGCTTGCAGCAGACTCAGGCCACCTTcttgctctggggaccctggaaAACCCTTATTGGCTGAGCCTTCAGTTCGAAGATCC GAAGGTGATGCTGTCTTCTGGGCGAAGACCCTCATGAAGTCTGCCCCTGATCTTTGGACTTCCTGTTCACCTGAAGCTGAGTGAATCCAGGGTAGTCTTGAGCCAGGGATCACAGCACATCCTTGCTCTGACTCCGTTGGGGCTTGGCTCCTTCCTCAA GGCCCAGCCTCAGGGGTGCCTGGTCCTCAGGGTGTTATTAG GAGAAGCCTCTTCTGCTTCCTTTTGCTTGGATGGTCTTTGGGCACAAGGCCAGAAGCTGGATCTGGATTAGAACCTGTGCAGAAGTCATGACATCTGGACT AACAGCTGTCCTCACAGCCCAGGCAATGATACCAACATTACCTATTAA
- the SAT2 gene encoding thialysine N-epsilon-acetyltransferase isoform X2 — protein sequence MASVRIREATERDCGDILRLIRELAEYEKLSDQVKISEEALRADGFGENPFYHCLIAEFLPAPGDTQGQGIGSKIIKKVAKVALDKGCSQFRLAVLDWNKRAMDLYKTLGARDLTEAEGWHSFRFEGEALKALAEK from the exons ATGGCTTCCGTGAGGATCCGAGAGGCCACGGAGCGCGACTGTGGCGATATCCTGAGATTAATCCGG GAACTAGCTGAATACGAGAAACTCTCGGATCAGGTGAAGATCAGTGAAGAAG CTCTGAGAGCCGATGGCTTTGGAGAAAATCCTTTCTACCACTGTCTGATAGCAGAGTTTCTTCCCGCACCCGGTGACACACAGG GTCAAGGAATTGGTTCCAAAATAATCAAAAAGGTGGCTAAG GTGGCTCTCGACAAGGGCTGTTCCCAGTTCCGCCTGGCAGTCCTGGACTGGAACAAGAGGGCCATGGACTTATATAAGACCCTAGGAGCCCGTGACCTAACTGAAGCTGAGGGTTGGCATTCCTTTCGCTTTGAAGGAGAAGCGTTGAAGGCATTGGCAGAGAAGTGA
- the ATP1B2 gene encoding sodium/potassium-transporting ATPase subunit beta-2, which yields MVIRKEKKTCGQVVEEWKEFVWNPRTHQFMGRTGTSWAFILLFYLVFYGFLTAMFTLTMWVMLQTVSDHTPKYQDRLVTPGLMIRPKTENLDVTVNVSDAESWNQHVQKLNKFLEPYNDSIQAQKNDVCRPGRYYEQPDNGVLNYPKRACQFNRTQLGDCSGIGDPTHYGYSTGQPCVFIKMNRVINFYAGANQSMNVTCAGKRDEDAENLGHFVMFPANGNIDLMYFPYYGKKFHVNYTQPLVAVKFLNVTPNVEVNVECRINAANIATDDERDKFAGRVAFKLRINKT from the exons ATGGTCATCCGGAAAGAGAAGAAGACCTGCGGGCAGGTGGTTGAGGAGTGGAAGGAGTTCGTGTGGAACCCCAGGACGCACCAGTTCATGGGCCGAACCGGGACCAGCTGGG cCTTCATCCTCCTCTTTTACCTTGTCTTCTATGGCTTCCTCACCGCCATGTTCACCCTTACCATGTGGGTGATGCTGCAGACGGTCTCAGATCATACCCCGAAGTACCAGGACCGACTGGTCACCCCAG GCTTGATGATTCGTCCCAAGACGGAGAACCTTGATGTGACTGTGAATGTCAGTGATGCTGAAAGCTGGAACCAGCATGTTCAGAAGCTCAACAAGTTCTTGGAGC CTTACAACGACTCCATCCAAGCCCAAAAGAATGATGTCTGCCGCCCTGGGCGCTATTATGAACAGCCAGATAACGGGGTTCTCAACTATCCGAAACGTGCCTGCCAATTCAACCGCACCCAACTGGGTGACTGCTCTGGCATCGGGGACCCCACCCATTATGGTTACAGCACCGGGCAGCCCTGTGTCTTCATCAAGATGAACCGG GTCATCAACTTCTATGCAGGAGCAAACCAGAGCATGAATGTTACCTGTGCAGGAAAG AGAGATGAAGATGCTGAGAATCTCGGCCATTTTGTCATGTTCCCTGCCAATGGCAACATTGACCTCATGTACTTTCCCTACTACGGCAAAAAGTTTCAT GTGAACTACACACAGCCTCTTGTGGCTGTGAAGTTCCTGAACGTGACCCCCAATGTGGAGGTGAACGTTGAATGCCGCATCAACGCTGCCAACATCGCCACGGATGATGAACGAGACAAGTTTGCTGGCCGTGTTGCCTTCAAACTCCGCATCAACAAAACCTGA